In the genome of Montipora foliosa isolate CH-2021 chromosome 3, ASM3666993v2, whole genome shotgun sequence, one region contains:
- the LOC137994694 gene encoding BTB/POZ domain-containing protein 6-like, with amino-acid sequence MSARENWQTKRPTIRERTMFMLNNPLFSDVKFVVRKSNSDDESESKQVIPAHKFVLSISSPVFEAMFYGELAETSGSIELPDCEYNSLLELFRFMYSDEVNLSGSNVMEVFYLAKKYMLPSLVDKCSEYVQNNLQPSNVLSILPLAEKYDDKALVDRCWKVIDTQSEEVVTSDGFATIQRSLLEAIISRDTLTLQEVNLFKAVHLWATKQCKKQGLEANGEAKRGILGEAVVKNIRFPLMKEQELATVVLDAKILTLDEVINLFKFFNSALVATPVGFPETKRSGLSPVFHTCDRFNNVQRSQVWSYGSGIKDCLIFSVSNKIKLHGMCLFGSMNNNYHVKLVINDLHTHSTVKTKTDSFRSQQMACKYGIYFGFEIVFDTPLDVKKNTDYEIEAQISGPLSGKGCNGLSVVDVSGVQFTFKRSEQNRYRTCPSDGQFPRFVFSL; translated from the coding sequence ATGTCTGCCCGAGAAAACTGGCAAACAAAGAGGCCCACAATCCGAGAGAGAACCATGTTTATGCTGAACAACCCTCTTTTCAGCGATGTGAAGTTTGTGGTTCGTAAATCTAACAGCGATGACGAAAGTGAAAGTAAGCAAGTTATTCCAGCTCACAAGTTTGTGCTGTCGATTAGTAGTCCTGTGTTTGAAGCTATGTTTTACGGTGAGCTAGCGGAAACTAGTGGCTCCATTGAACTGCCTGACTGTGAATACAACAGTCTGTTGGAGTTGTTTCGTTTCATGTACAGCGATGAAGTGAATTTAAGCGGAAGCAATGTTATGGAGGTCTTTTATTTGGCGAAGAAATACATGCTGCCTTCACTGGTTGATAAATGCAGCGAATATGTGCAAAATAATTTACAGCCATCAAATGTCCTCAGCATCCTTCCATTGGCTGAAAAGTACGACGACAAAGCCTTGGTAGATCGATGTTGGAAAGTGATCGACACGCAGTCGGAAGAAGTCGTGACGTCAGATGGATTTGCGACAATTCAACGCTCCTTGCTTGAGGCAATCATCTCAAGAGACACTCTTACCCTGCAAGAGGTCAACCTCTTTAAAGCTGTTCACTTGTGGGCGACAAAGCAATGCAAAAAGCAAGGCCTAGAAGCAAATGGTGAAGCAAAAAGAGGGATTCTTGGGGAAGCAGTAGTTAAAAATATCCGCTTTCCCTTGATGAAAGAACAAGAATTAGCAACCGTTGTCCTTGATGCAAAAATCCTTACTCTAGACGAAGTAATCAACCTCTTTAAGTTTTTCAATTCAGCATTGGTGGCCACCCCAGTGGGATTTCCAGAGACAAAGCGGTCAGGTTTATCCCCTGTGTTTCACACTTGTGATAGATTTAACAACGTACAGAGAAGTCAGGTTTGGAGTTACGGATCAGGGATAAAGGACTGTCTTATTTTTAGCGTGAGTAACAAAATCAAGTTGCATGGAATGTGTTTATTTGGGAGTATGAACAACAATTATCACGTTAAATTAGTGATCAATGATCTTCATACCCATTCCACTGTTAAAACCAAGACGGATAGCTTTAGGTCACAGCAAATGGCATGCAAATATGGTATTTACTTTGGgtttgaaattgtttttgaCACGCCACTTGATGTGAAGAAAAACACCGATTATGAAATCGAAGCACAAATCTCCGGGCCACTCTCTGGCAAGGGATGCAACGGCCTTTCTGTGGTTGACGTGTCTGGCGtgcagtttacatttaagaGAAGTGAGCAGAACAGGTACAGAACATGTCCTTCCGATGGTCAATTTCCCCGAtttgtgttttctttgtaa
- the LOC137994693 gene encoding BTB/POZ domain-containing protein 6-like, whose protein sequence is MSARENWQPKRPTIRERTMFMLNNDLFSDVKFVVRKSDSDGKFESKQVVPAHKFVLSISSPVFEAMFYGELAETSGSIELPDCEFNSLLELFRFMYSDEVNLSESNVMEVFYLAKKYMVPSLVDECSKYLQNHLDASNVFDILPMAEKYEEKVLVDRCWEVVDTQSEAMVTSDGFGTIQRSLLESIVSRDTLTMKEIDLFKAVDLWATKQCEKKGLEANGEAKRGILGEALVKEIRFPLMNQQEFATVVLDAKILTPDEVINLVKFFNSALVDVPVGFPERKRSRLPLSFRTYDRFILFDKSQCWLYRGAKDLLIFTVNKNIKLHGLRLFGSENNNYSVELVVKDLVSRAIVKRKRGIFKSQLMQCNGAVYFGFEILFDTPLDVKENTDYLIEAKISGPPSGKGYNGLCMEEVSGVMFTFKSCEEPSNGTGPSRGQFPQFQISL, encoded by the coding sequence ATGTCTGCCCGAGAAAACTGGCAACCAAAGAGGCCCACAATCCGAGAAAGAACCATGTTTATGCTGAACAACGATCTTTTCAGTGATGTGAAGTTTGTGGTTCGTAAATCTGACAGCgatgggaaatttgaaagtaaacAAGTTGTTCCAGCTCACAAGTTTGTGCTGTCGATTAGTAGTCCTGTGTTTGAAGCCATGTTTTACGGTGAGCTAGCGGAAACTAGTGGCTCCATTGAATTGCCTGACTGTGAATTCAACAGTCTGTTGGAGTTGTTTCGTTTCATGTACAGCGATGAAGTGAATTTAAGCGAAAGTAATGTTATGGAGGTGTTTTATTTGGCGAAGAAATACATGGTGCCTTCCCTGGTTGATGAATGCAGCAAGTATCTGCAAAATCATTTAGATGCATCAAATGTTTTCGACATTCTTCCAATGGCTGAAAAGTACGAGGAAAAAGTATTGGTAGATAGATGCTGGGAAGTTGTCGACACACAGTCCGAAGCAATGGTGACGTCAGATGGATTTGGGACAATTCAACGCTCCTTGCTTGAATCAATTGTCTCAAGAGACACTCTTACCATGAAAGAGATCGACCTCTTTAAAGCTGTTGACCTGTGGGCAACAAAGCAGTGCGAAAAGAAAGGCTTAGAAGCAAATGGAGAAGCAAAAAGAGGGATTCTTGGAGAAGCACTAGTTAAAGAAATCCGCTTTCCCTTGATGAACCAACAAGAATTTGCAACCGTTGTGCTAGATGCAAAAATTCTTACTCCAGACGAAGTGATTAACCTCGTAAAGTTCTTTAATTCAGCATTAGTGGACGTCCCAGTAGGATTTCCAGAAAGAAAGCGGTCAAGGTTACCCCTTTCGTTTCGCACTTACGATAGATTTATCCTGTTCGATAAAAGTCAATGTTGGCTTTACAGGGGGGCAAAGGATCTTCTTATTTTCACCGTGAACAAAAACATAAAGTTGCATGGACTGCGTTTGTTTGGCAGTGAGAACAACAACTATAGCGTTGAATTGGTGGTCAAGGATCTTGTCAGTCGAGCCattgttaaaagaaaaaggGGAATTTTTAAGTCACAGCTTATGCAATGCAACGGTGCTGTTTACTTTGGGTTCGAAATTCTTTTTGATACGCCTCTTGATGTAAAGGAAAACACCGATTATCTAATCGAGGCAAAAATCTCTGGACCACCGTCTGGCAAAGGATACAACGGACTCTGTATGGAAGAGGTGTCTGGCGTGATGTTTACCTTCAAGAGTTGTGAGGAGCCCTCAAATGGAACCGGTCCTTCCCGTGGTCAATTTCCTCAATTCCAGATTTCTTTGTAA
- the LOC137995507 gene encoding von Willebrand factor A domain-containing protein 7-like, whose product MATLNYPILLVLVVQFIITVKAFLPRSYLTVENSSSLDHAVITKQGFFKPLLQFLLANPQYLKDEQMVGSLGQIQMSDPPKALQAMIETISPQMKFLAALNEIQSANVEVDSFPLNKSASAHFDAEQFKESSERIVKLRQELITSLLNGEKLQHARNLAGIALHTLQDFYSHSNWIELGHREVYDVLVQPGSEIPSKFIAGPMEATCKSCSLELGLCKNNLDTFKLTSGYRSGQDIEKPKNVGKCSHGGKLDESRLEPAVGGINKDSVSYIESPHANLHNIAADLAIEATSLFVTGIREAVGDVIFAKFLNMNSARSLALVIDVSGSMSDEINDVKRISINFVKGTLKEKGISFTYILVPFSDPEVGPVTVTNDAQEVIDAVNNLAANGGGDCPELGMAGLYQALLRCLPESVIVFFSDADSKDEHRKNEVSSLAKEKKVKLLFRLTGKCARRKKRHAHQTAVLEGNQRTRRSLQGQALYQDLATQTGGQVLLTSKESVADVVKLIDPGSPTNSSFDLKEVELLNVEERRGQHFSGKTYFIDIDSTLERLVLVLSAASSPNMELKSEKGKPTFLKKVLSSSNKLLIYEVTKLISGSLKILVSCNGPYTLQVSGSSPLDFTYQLLDVEDLERGATRRVVGNPLRGQTLLLTMNFVGKGIEQVINLTLVSITGTDLETFSITEGRGFYQGSYFATFIPTAGKFRLKVTGIDKSGAPFQRMKPTLFTLGDVKFSPNVVRRSGLTTVFPAERSEVEINVTNSGDRQTIYFSASDDLSYVKSVNPSQANLQKNGTIVLRVALLAPSDASYGVTSTVTVFASQNPDYTQVVNFMVFFVTVASKKLDVSPPKCSVMTQSGTCASVFGRQECVSATWHARVNFSDSGEGLLSITTRDNVEGSLKVDEFRKGAAETSVQATFTSNCCNPRVVFVGVDLVGNAGTCAVSLVPDIVLLKAKPNSTTVSLLPGETSKLPFILDNVGSKGSFSFQVTKTPELISYVIPFTPALESNASVAGHVIIKSVGETDEVKNLTVTAVSQSENVNKKIVTLFHILVFVLTSVRPTTTAIKHVRLVATVPFLQVSIIPGETAEVNFTLRNLASAELFSLKVLSNQSTINGSVRPSSLALKQSQNVSCVLILTCDLETPATSVTHVNITAKSASHNAQDKELLLFSLTITVIPRSLFRVEYMHGENKLAIWHVALIIIFVLALILLAAVLLVLKLKHTSWRPKHFKEESTEPGQSASSNLLTLKKLNDETV is encoded by the exons ATGGCAACTCTGAATTATCCTATACTTTTAGTGTTAGTGGTCCAATTCATTATCACTGTCAAGGCCTTTCTCCCTCGTAGTTACTTAACTGTGGAAAATTCATCATCGCTTGATCATGCGGTAATTACAAAGCAAGGATTCTTTAAACCGCTATTGCAGTTTTTACTGGCCAATCCACAATATTTGAAGGACGAACAAATGGTGGGTTCTCTTGGACAAATCCAAATGTCTGATCCTCCAAAAGCTTTGCAGGCCATGATTGAGACCATTTCGCCCCAGATGAAGTTCCTTGCTGCCTTAAACGAAATTCAGAGCGCCAATGTGGAGGTGGATTCTTTTCCATTGAACAAGTCAGCTTCTGCGCATTTCGACGCTGAACAATTCAAAGAGAGCTCTGAACGCATCGTCAAGTTGCGCCAAGAGCTTATAACATCTCTCCTGAATGGTGAAAAACTGCAGCACGCTCGGAACCTTGCCGGCATTGCTCTACACACATTACAAGATTTTTACAGTCATTCCAACTGGATAGAACTCGGTCACAGGGAGGTTTACGACGTTTTAGTTCAACCCGGAAGTGAAATCCCGTCGAAGTTCATCGCCGGGCCAATGGAGGCGACATGCAAGAGCTGCAGTTTGGAATTGGGCTTGTGCAAGAACAACTTGGATACCTTCAAACTAACAAGTGGCTATCGCTCAGGGCAGGATATTGAAAAGCCAAAGAATGTTGGAAAATGTAGTCATGGAGGAAAATTGGATGAAAGTCGGTTGGAACCAGCTGTAGGAGGAATCAACAAAGATTCTGTATCTTACATCGAGTCACCACATGCAAA CCTTCATAACATCGCAGCTGATCTCGCAATCGAGGCCACAAGTTTGTTCGTGACTGGCATTCGAGAAGCAGTCGGAGATGTTATTTTTGCTAAATTCTTAAACATGAACTCAGCGAGAAGCTTGGCGCTTGTCATAGATGTATCAGGAAGCATGAGTG ATGAAATCAATGACGTGAAGAGAATATCCATCAATTTCGTAAAAGGCACGTTAAAAGAGAAGGGAATCTCCTTTACCTACATTCTCGTGCCGTTTAGCGATCCAG AGGTGGGTCCAGTAACAGTGACGAATGATGCTCAAGAAGTAATTGACGCAGTTAACAACTTAGCAGCAAATGGAGGTGGAGACTGCCCTGAGCTAGGAATGGCTGGTCTTTACCAGGCCTTGCTCCGATGCCTTCCTGAGTCTGTCATCGTCTTCTTTTCCGATGCCGACTCCAAAGACGAACACCGTAAAAACGAAGTCTCGTCCCTGGCGAAGGAAAAGAAAGTCAAGCTCCTTTTCCGGTTAACTGGTAAGTGTGCAAGACGTAAGAAGCGTCATGCTCATCAGACAGCGGTTCTCGAAGGCAATCAGCGAACAAGAAGAAGTTTGCAAGGTCAAGCTTTGTACCAGGATCTCGCGACCCAGACAGGGGGGCAAGTTCTTTTGACCAGCAAAGAAAGTGTGGCTGATGTTGTCAAGCTGATTGATCCCGGAAGTCCAACTAACTCGTCCTTTGATCTTAAAGAAGTCGAGTTATTAAACGTGGAGGAGAGGAGGGGTCAGCACTTTAGTGGAAAGACGTATTTCATAGATATTGATAGCACGTTGGAAAGACTGGTTCTCGTCTTGTCAGCTGCTAGCTCGCCAAACATGGAATTGAAGAGTGAAAAAG gaaaacCCACTTTCCTGAAAAAGGTCCTGTCTTCATCAAATAAACTTCTCATATACGAAGTAACTAAGTTAATTAGCGGCTCACTAAAGATCTTAGTTTCGTGCAATGGTCCTTATACCCTGCAAGTATCGGGCTCCAGTCCCCTCGACTTTACTTACCAACTGTTGGACGTAGAGGACTTGGAAAGGGGAGCCACAAGGCGAGTTGTTGGAAATCCTCTAAGAG GTCAGACATTGCTGCTTACGATGAATTTCGTTGGTAAAGGTATTGAACAAGTGATTAATTTAACGCTCGTGAGCATAACCGGAACAGACCTCGAAACATTCAGCATCACCGAAGGACGAGGCTTTTACCAGGGTTCGTATTTCGCAACCTTTATTCCTACTGCAGGCAAATTTCGACTCAAGGTGACAGGGATAGACAAAAGCGGAGCTCCATTCCAGCGAATGAAACCAACGTTGTTCACTTTAGGTGATGTCAAATTTTCTCCAAACGTTGTAAGAAGATCTGGTTTGACAACGGTTTTTCCAGCAGAGCGTTCGGAAGTGGAAATCAATGTAACGAACTCTGGGGACAGGCAGACAATTTATTTTAGTGCATCAGATGATCTGAGCTATGTCAAGAGTGTCAACCCCTCTCAAGCCAATctgcaaaagaatggcacaatCGTTCTTCGAGTTGCTTTGCTTGCGCCGAGTGACGCCAGTTACGGCGTGACAAGCACTGTCACGGTATTTGCGTCACAGAATCCTGATTACACTCAAGTGGTTAATTTTATGGTCTTTTTTGTAACTGTTGCATCAAAG AAACTGGACGTTTCTCCCCCAAAATGCTCAGTAATGACCCAGTCTGGAACATGTGCAAGTGTGTTTGGCAGACAGGAATGCGTGTCCGCCACGTGGCACGCTCGCGTGAACTTCTCTGACTCAGGCGAGGGACTTCTTTCCATAACAACGAGAGATAACGTTGAAGGGTCACTCAAAG TCGACGAATTCAGAAAGGGTGCTGCGGAAACATCCGTTCAAGCAACCTTCACTTCTAACTGCTGCAACCCTAGAGTTGTTTTTGTTGGCGTTGACCTCGTTGGAAACGCTGGCACTTGCGCCGTAAGCCTGGTACCCGATATCGTGTTGCTCAAAGCCAAACCGAACAGCACAACTGTATCCCTCCTCCCTGGCGAGACCTCCAAGCTCCCTTTCATACTCGACAACGTTGGCTCCAAAGGATCTTTTTCATTCCAAGTCACGAAAACACCAGAGCTTATCAGTTATGTGATACCCTTTACTCCCGCCCTAGAAAGCAATGCGAGTGTCGCCGGACATGTCATTATCAAGTCTGTTGGCGAAACTGACGAAGTGAAGAATTTAACAGTGACTGCTGTTTCACAGTCAGAAAATGTGAATAAGAAAATAGTAACACTATTTCACATCCTGGTTTTTGT TCTTACGTCAGTGCGACCAACGACAACAGCAATCAAACATGTGCGTTTAGTGGCTACAGTaccttttcttcaagtttctaTAATTCCAGGGGAAACAGCAGAGGTTAATTTCACGTTGAGGAATTTGGCGTCGGCAGAATTGTTTTCGTTAAAA GTGCTCAGCAACCAGTCTACAATAAATGGAAGCGTTAGACCGTCATCCCTCGCTCTCAAACAATCTCAAAACGTCTCATGTGTGCTCATCTTGACCTGTGACCTTGAGACCCCAGCGACCTCGGTCACTCACGTAAATATCACGGCCAAATCTGCGTCGCACAACGCTCAAGACAAAGAGTTGCTGCTTTTCTCCTTAACCATAACTGTTATTCCTAGAAGTCTGTTCAGAGTGGAATATATGCACGGCGAGAACAAGCTTGCGATTTGGCATGTCGCTTTAATAATCATTTTCGTCTTAGCATTGATTCTTCTTGCTGCTGTTCTGTTGGTTTTGAAACTTAAACATACTTCGTGGAGACCGAAACACTTCAAAGAAGAAAGCACTGAACCCGGACAGTCTGCAAGTAGCAATCTCCTGACTCTTAAAAAACTAAATGATGAAACTGTCTGA
- the LOC137997222 gene encoding uncharacterized protein: MEDETRCVIPKLEDLCAKFIRDNVNSWKPEDFLVIPRHLFFPFLEKLQPLEIERLEISGILSRMGINTSYLWQDMYCSRWPKKRKWPKVYFKWKGAAQDHETWRVYYLQRHMQDAINVNGCTGNEDCSLPAGHEDLQNIISVCGKYTTYLRLYNGACIYLAKHWEICQQVAEHVEFLEVFMLRDNGEGALCYLLRAFGAKNLKSVSFSFCRVDSLQIWHNIFSSLLPTNSQTRDCLTCVGKNTGNACSVELENENSIRETDKTDMNIMHQQWDHKQSELKTSFTRTGQRCNDTANSIYVPSSQSTEGVNIYDFSDSIDSFLTQSSAFNAGVCDVCLQQSCLTESSSSSDSDLYDDIFASCACRRRQLTHQLHVREPFEEICADSDTRDRITAESFKLSSRLTNLSNPVFSLKHFELVAVRFQQDAVLEFFLNCLNHCVKLESLTFEDNHLGFVLQKPQLLKKFVNTLSFLCTKGQLQSLKITDNMMDDKASIPLIEKLVASFCLTCNSAAKSLKNLVFSSFLVSAAAFSSCIGRAIRDHCICEWKNNPSTAAMSSESRKKNAQSLGWEMLHVGCEEHYGSDRPGNKSGSNRSITGSTQAGSTFKDKESQYSDFLEHCSGICAEEGNRTKERQSASFGCDTGTKNTNGNSAVIGIQELHLTCMLFDQGASLIADGLQSNCSLYSLSLIDCDISTPGLAGIFHSLTGNQVLKHLNVRGNSYDSSNNDSLARMLNLNKTLTELNLSSCKLGEYTSDFSKNLIHALCMNSTVTCLKLKDNRLGDAHVAALSQVLTHPCQNSRITKLDLRKNPISVECLSALSSSLQCNNPRKLDEVKVTGNILDPKTYQVLSQL, encoded by the exons ATGGAGGACGAAACTCGTTGTGTTATTCCCAAACTTGAAGACCTATGTGCTAAGTTTATACGTGACAATGTCAACTCTTGGAAACCTGAAGACTTTTTAG TAATTCCACGACACTTGTTTTTCCCATTCTTGGAGAAGCTACAGCCCCTGGAAATTGAAAGGCTTGAAATCTCAGGAATCTTATCAAGAATGG GAATTAATACCAGTTATCTTTGGCAAGATATGTATTGTTCGCGttggccaaaaaagagaaagtgGCCAAAGGTGTACTTTAAGTGGAAGGGAGCTGCACAGGATCATGAAACCTGGAGAGTTTACTACCTGCAAAGGCACATGCAAGATGCTATCAATGTTAATGGTTGCACAGGAAATGAAGACTGCTCTTTGCCTGCAG GGCACGAAGATCTTCAAAATATCATTTCAGTTTGTGGAAAGTATACCACCTATCTCAGGCTTTATAACGGGGCTTGTATCTACCTAGCAAAACACTGGGAAATTTGCCAGCAGGTTGCTGAGCATGTCGAATTCTTAGAGGTTTTCATGCTTCGAGACAATGGAGAAGGTGCACTGTGCTACCTTCTTCGAGCATTTGGGGCAAAGAATTTGAAATCTGTGAGCTTTAGTTTTTGCAGAGTGGACAGTCTTCAAATTTGGCACAACATTTTTAGTTCTCTGTTGCCAACAAACTCTCAGACAAGGGACTGTTTGACTTGCGTAGGAAAAAATACAGGAAATGCATGTAGTGTTGAATTGGAGAATGAAAATTCCATCAGGGAAACTGATAAAACAGACATGAATATAATGCATCAACAATGGGATCACAAACAATCAGAATTAAAGACCTCCTTTACAAGAACAGGTCAAAGGTGCAATGACACAGCTAACAGTATTTACGTGCCATCTTCCCAAAGTACAGAGGGCGTGAATATTTATGACTTCTCTGATAGCATTGACAGCTTTCTCACTCAAAGCAGTGCTTTTAATGCAGGAGTTTGTGATGTATGTTTACAACAGTCTTGTCTTACTGAAAGCTCATCCAGCAGTGACTCAGACCTGTACGATGACATTTTTGCTTCATGTGCATGTAGGCGTCGGCAACTGACACATCAGTTACATGTAAGAGAGCCTTTTGAGGAAATTTGTGCTGATTCAGACACACGAGATCGAATCACTGCTGAATCATTCAAACTTTCATCCAGGTTGACCAATTTATCAAATCCTGTATTTTCCTTAAAGCACTTTGAACTAGTTGCAGTCCGATTTCAGCAAGATGCCGTCTTGGAATTCTTTTTAAACTGTCTTAACCACTGTGTGAAGCTGGAATCTCTAACTTTTGAGGATAATCATCTGGGCTTTGTGTTACAAAAACCTCAGTTGTTGAAGAAATTCGTCAACACATTATCCTTTCTGTGCACCAAAGGTCAACTGCAATCACTTAAAATCACTGATAACATGATGGATGACAAAGCATCAATTCCTCTCATTGAGAAGCTTGTTGCGTCATTCTGCCTTACTTGTAACAGTGCTGCAAAGTCTCTGAAAAACCTAGTGTTTTCTTCCTTCCTTGTTTCTGCTGCAGCATTTTCTTCATGTATAGGAAGAGCAATCAGAGATCATTGTATATGTGAATGGAAAAATAACCCGTCAACAGCAGCGATGTCAAGTGAATCCAGAAAAAAGAATGCTCAATCATTGGGTTGGGAAATGCTCCATGTAGGTTGTGAAGAGCACTATGGTAGTGACAGACCAGGCAACAAAAGTGGTTCCAACAGAAGCATTACAGGTTCAACACAAGCAGGCTCTACTTTCAAGGATAAAGAAAGTCAGTATTCTGATTTTCTAGAGCATTGTAGTGGGATCTGTGCAGAAGAGGGaaacagaacaaaagaaaggcAATCAGCTTCCTTTGGATGTGATACCGGTACTAAGAACACCAACGGCAACTCTGCAGTTATCGGAATCCAGGAGCTACACCTAACATGTATGCTCTTTGATCAAGGAGCAAGCTTGATTGCTGACGGACTACAGTCAAACTGTTCACTCTATTCGCTGAGCTTGATTGATTGTGATATCTCAACGCCTGGGCTCGCTGGCATTTTTCATTCCTTGACAG GTAATCAAGTTTTAAAGCATCTCAATGTGAGGGGCAACAGTTATGATTCCAGCAACAATGACAGTCTGGCAAGAATGCTGAATCTAAACAAGACACTCACTGAATTGAATCTGAGCAGTTGTAAACTGGGAG AATATACATCAGATTTCAGCAAGAATTTAATTCATGCATTGTGCATGAACAGCACAGTAACCTGTTTGAAGTTAAAGGACAATAGATTAG gtgatGCTCATGTTGCTGCCCTATCGCAAGTGTTAACTCATCCATGTCAAAACTCAAGAATCACTAAGTTAGACCTCAG GAAGAATCCCATATCAGTGGAATGTTTATCAGCTTTATCTTCATCCCTTCAGTGCAATAATCCAAGAAAACTTGATGAGGTGAAAGTAACGGGAAATATTCTTGACCCCAAAACGTACCAAGTCCTTTCACAGTTATGA